The following DNA comes from Streptomyces pristinaespiralis.
GGACCTGGTCAACACGGGCCTGACCGAGATGCGGGGAGCCACGTCGCCGCGGCTCCAGCTGGAGCTGATCTGCGCCCGGGTGCTGCTGCCGGCGGCCTTCGACGACGAGCGGTCGGTGCGGGCCCGGCTGGACCGCCTGGAGCGGGGGGCGACGTTCTCGCCCGGTGGCCAGGGCCCCGCCATGGGATACGTGCCCGGGCCGGACGCCCAGGCGCACGCGCCCGTCCCGCCGGGTGCCGGCCCCGCCGCCGCCCGTGCCGCGGCGCGCGGCGACGCGGCGCCCACGGTTCCCGCGCCTGCCCCGTCGCCGTCGCCTGCGCCCGAGCCGGTCGCGCCGCCCGTCGGGCAGCAGCCTCAGCAGGCGCCCCAGCAACCCCAGCGGCCGCCGCAGCCGGAGCCGCACCAGCAGCCCCAGCCGCAGCCGGCCGCCTCCCGCCCCGGTGCCTGGCCCGGGACCGCAGGCCCGGCCGGGGCTCCCGCGGAGCCGGCCCGTCGGCCCGGCGGCTGGCCCACGGCCTCCGCCCCCGGCCAGGGCGCGCCGCAGCCTGCCGCGCCGGCCCCCGCGCCCGCACCGGCCGCCGCGCCCGCCCCGGCCCCTGCGGCGACGCCCGGCGCCGGCCTGGCCCAGGGCGCCGGCCAGGTGCGGAACATGTGGCCGGAGATCCTGGAGGCGGTCAAGAACCGCCGTCGCTTCACCTGGATCCTGCTCAGTCAGAACGCGCAGGTGACCGGCTTCGACGGCACGACCCTCCAGCTGGGCTTCATCAACGCCGGCGCCAGGGACAACTTCGCGAGCAGCGGCAGCGAAGAGGTCCTGAAGCAGGCGCTCGCCGAGCAGTTCAACGTGCAGTGGAAGGTCGAGGCGATCGTCGACCCGTCCGGCGGCTCCGGCGGCCCGGGCGGCACCGCACCCCCGGCGGGCGGCCCCGGCGGCTGCGGCAGCCAGGGCGGCTACGGCCAGGGCAGGCCGCAGCCCGCCGCCCCCGCCCCCCAGCCCGCCCCCGCCGCACCGGCGCCGCAGTTCGACCGTGCCCCGTCGCAGCCGTCGCAGCCGTCGCACCAGGCGTCCGCACAGGCCGCCCCGGCGCCCGCGCCGCAGTCCTCGCCGGAGCCGCCCAGGTCCGCGGAGCCGTACGGACGGCCCTCGGTGTCCATCGAGGACGACGTTCCGGAGGAGGACGATCCGGACCTGGTCGACTCCGCGCTGTCCGGCCACGACCTCATCGTGCGCGAGCTCGGTGCCACGGTCGTGGAGGAATATACGAACGAGTAGCGGCCCCCGTCTCGGAGGCCCGTACGACGGGCAGTGGTCTGCGGCGGTTAGGCTGACTGCCGTGAAGGTCCTCGTCATCGGCGGCGGCGCCCGCGAACATGCCCTGTGCCGCTCTCTGTCCCTCGATCCCGACGTCACCGCTCTGCACTGCGCGCCCGGAAACGCCGGTATCGCTGAGGTCGCCGAGCTCCATCCGGTCGACCAGATGGACGGCGCGGCCGTCGCGGAGCTGGCCACCGGGCTCGGAGCCGGGCTGGTCGTCGTCGGCCCCGAGGCTCCCCTCGTCGCCGGTGTCGCCGACGCCGTGCGCCGGGTGGGAATCCCCTGCTTCGGCCCCTCCAAGGAGGCGGCGCAGCTCGAGGGCTCCAAGGCCTTCGCGAAGGACGTGATGGCCGCGGCCGAGGTGCCGACCGCCCGCAGCTACGTCTGCACGACCGCGGAGGAGATCGACGAGGCGCTCGACGCCTTCGGAGCTCCGTACGTCGTCAAGGACGACGGCCTGGCGGCCGGCAAGGGTGTCGTCGTCACCGACGACGTCGCCGCCGCCCGCGAGCACGCGCTGGCCTGCGGCCGGGTCGTGATCGAGGAGTTCCTCGACGGTCCCGAGGTCTCCCTGTTCGCCATCACCGACGGCGAGACGGTACTTCCCCTCCAGCCCGCGCAGGACTTCAAGCGCGCCCTCGACGACGACGAGGGCCCCAACACGGGCGGCATGGGCGCCTACTCGCCGCTGCCCTGGGCCGACCCGAAGCTGGTCGACGAGGTCATGGCGAGCGTGCTCCAGCCGACCGTCGACGAGCTGCGCCGCCGTGGAACCCCGTTCTCCGGCCTGCTGTACGCGGGGCTGGCGATCACCTCGCGCGGTGTGCGGGTGATCGAGTTCAACGCCCGCTTCGGCGACCCCGAGACGCAGGTCGTCCTGGCCCGTCTCAAGACGCCGCTGGCGCGTGTCCTGCTCCATGCGGCCAAGGGCACGCTGGACACGGAGCCGCCGCTCACCTGGCGCGACGACGCGGCCGTGACCGTCGTGGTGGCCTCCCACAACTATCCGGGCACCCCGCGCACCGGCGACCCGATCGAGGGCCTCGAGGACGTCGCGGCCGAGGACGCTCCCCACGCGTATGTGCTGCACGCCGGTACGAAGCGGGACGGCGACGCGGTCGTGAGCGCCGGCGGCCGGGTGCTGTCGGTCACGGCGACAGGCAAGGACCTCACCGAAGCCCGTGAGCGGGCCTACCGCGCCGTGGGCAGGATCCGTCTCGACGGGTCCCAGCACCGTACGGACATCGCCCGCAAGGCCGCGGAGGCGCAGCCCGGCGCCTGAGCCGGGATCCGGTCGCGCGTGCACCTGGCCGGCGCCTGAGCCGGTCCGGCCGCCCTCGCTCCCGGGCCCGCCTGCGCGACGCCCCGACCGTGCGACGCCCTCGCCCCGAGCCCGGCCACGCGCCCGCCCTCGCGAGGTCCGCGGGGCCGCCGGGTGACGCCGCGCACCGCCTTACGACGCCCGCCCGGACATTCCTTCCGGGCGGGCGATCCTTTGCCCAAAGCCATTCCATCGAGTGACGGCTTCCTCATCCGGATGACGGCCGCCGAAGCCCCAACTATGGTGCGGCGCAAGCATTCCGGCACTTGGCCCACCGGCATTGCGATGTCAGTGGGCGATGCCACAGTGGGGGAGTGACCAACACCGTCGCAGGGCAGAGGGGGTGAGGTCCGGCCGTGTCCGGTACCGGTATCGGTGAGTCGATGGGCGCCAGGGGCGCCCGCGCCAAGGCACTGGCCGTGCTGCGTATCCGCAGCAGGGCGGTCGCGGTGGCACTTCTCCCGGCGGCCGTCGCCGTCGTCCTGTTCGCAGGCGGGGCGACGGGACACATGGAGGGCGGCGGCTGGGACGTCGCCCGCTGGGTCGTCACGGTCTGCGCGCTTGTCGTGCTGGTGACCGCCGCGGCCGTGACCGCGGTGATCGTGCGTGCCTCCCCTGCCCTGAGCCCGACCGTGGAGCTGCCGGAGCGTTCCGCCCCGGATCTCTACCGGCTGGTGAGGGACCTGGCGGAGCGCCTCGAGGTGCCCGCGCCGTCCGCGTTGGCGCTCACTCCGGACTGCGACAGCTGGCTCGAGGACCGGTCGCACCCCGCGCACTCGATATCGGGTGCCCGGCGGCGCACGGGCGAGGCCCCGGTGCTGGTCATCGGTTCGCCGTTCCTGTGGTGGATGCGGGTGGCCGAGCTGCGCGCGGTG
Coding sequences within:
- the purD gene encoding phosphoribosylamine--glycine ligase, with protein sequence MKVLVIGGGAREHALCRSLSLDPDVTALHCAPGNAGIAEVAELHPVDQMDGAAVAELATGLGAGLVVVGPEAPLVAGVADAVRRVGIPCFGPSKEAAQLEGSKAFAKDVMAAAEVPTARSYVCTTAEEIDEALDAFGAPYVVKDDGLAAGKGVVVTDDVAAAREHALACGRVVIEEFLDGPEVSLFAITDGETVLPLQPAQDFKRALDDDEGPNTGGMGAYSPLPWADPKLVDEVMASVLQPTVDELRRRGTPFSGLLYAGLAITSRGVRVIEFNARFGDPETQVVLARLKTPLARVLLHAAKGTLDTEPPLTWRDDAAVTVVVASHNYPGTPRTGDPIEGLEDVAAEDAPHAYVLHAGTKRDGDAVVSAGGRVLSVTATGKDLTEARERAYRAVGRIRLDGSQHRTDIARKAAEAQPGA
- a CDS encoding DNA polymerase III subunit gamma and tau, with amino-acid sequence MSSLALYRRYRPESFAEVIGQEHVTDPLQQALRNNRVNHAYLFSGPRGCGKTTSARILARCLNCEQGPTPTPCGECQSCQDLARTGPGSIDVIEIDAASHGGVDDARELREKAFFGPASSRYKIYIIDEAHMVTPAGFNALLKVVEEPPEHLKFIFATTEPEKVIGTIRSRTHHYPFRLVPPGTLRTYLAEVCGREGIPVEDGVLPLVVRAGAGSVRDSMSVMDQLLAGAADDGVTYAMATALLGYTDGSLLDSVVDAFAAGDGAAAFEVVDRVIEGGNDPRRFVADLLERLRDLVILAAVPDAGTKGLIDAPADVVERMQAQAAVFGAAELSRAADLVNTGLTEMRGATSPRLQLELICARVLLPAAFDDERSVRARLDRLERGATFSPGGQGPAMGYVPGPDAQAHAPVPPGAGPAAARAAARGDAAPTVPAPAPSPSPAPEPVAPPVGQQPQQAPQQPQRPPQPEPHQQPQPQPAASRPGAWPGTAGPAGAPAEPARRPGGWPTASAPGQGAPQPAAPAPAPAPAAAPAPAPAATPGAGLAQGAGQVRNMWPEILEAVKNRRRFTWILLSQNAQVTGFDGTTLQLGFINAGARDNFASSGSEEVLKQALAEQFNVQWKVEAIVDPSGGSGGPGGTAPPAGGPGGCGSQGGYGQGRPQPAAPAPQPAPAAPAPQFDRAPSQPSQPSHQASAQAAPAPAPQSSPEPPRSAEPYGRPSVSIEDDVPEEDDPDLVDSALSGHDLIVRELGATVVEEYTNE